TTACAACTAGTGATTGTAAAGTTAAAGAACTAAACAATAAAAGCAACATAACCATTACTTTTAAAGAGAAATCGCCTAAATCAAAATACTCTTTATAATTTATTAAATACAAAGGATATAGAAATAAAAATAGATATACATATGATAAATATCCAAAATAATTGTGTGACATCTGTGCGAATAAATAACCTATTTTTCCAACACTTTGTTGTGTTGAAACAAATATTGAATATTCTAAATAAAAAATTATAAAAAGAAAAATTAGTGATAATATTTTTTTAACTATTTTAAAGCCTTTATTTTTTCAAAAGTTTTGATATTTTACCTTGAAGCCTTAGCCATGTTTTATGTTCCATTAAAGGAAATCCTGCCCAAAACTTTTTAGGAGTAGTAATACTTTTAGTTACTCCACCTCTTGCAGCTATTGTTGTAAAAGGTGCTATTTCTAAATGTCCTGCTGTAGCACTTTGTCCACCCATCACTACATATTCATGAAGTATAGTCGAACCTGAAAGCCCTACTTGTCCAGTAAGAATTGTACCCTTTCCTAGCTTACAATTATGTGCAATATGTACTAAATTATCAAGTCTTACATTATCTTCTATTATTGTAGATTTAAATGCAGCCCTATCAATTGCACAATTAGAACCTATATCAACATTGTTTTTTATAATTACATTTCCATTTTGATAAATTTTTATGTAATCAGCTCCAGAAATTGCAAACCCAAAACCATCACTACCTACTATAGTTCCAGCATGAATTATACAGTCATTTCCTACTTCGCAATCTCTGTAAATACATACATTTGGGTATAAAATAGTATTATTACCTATTTTTACATTATCCCCAATAAAAACACCTGGCATAATTGTACAATCATTACCTATTTGTGTGTTTTTTCCTATATATACATTATCTAATACTTTAGTATTTTCACCAACAATTGCATCTTTCCCTATAGTTTCTACTACATTTGGAGCAAAATATTTACTAGCTTTTGCTAAAGCCACATAAGGCTCTTCACAAACTAAAGCTATTGTATCTTGAGGTACTTTATTTAAAAACTCTTTTTTAACTAAAACTGCACCAGCTTTAGTTTTTTCTAAATCATTTATATATTTTTTATTTTCTAAAAAAGTTAATTCATTTTTATTTGAATCTAATAGTGTATTTAAAGAAGTAATTTCTAAATCATATTCACATTTTATATCTAATGCTTGAGCTATATTTTTTAAATTCATTTTTATCCTTTCAAGCAAAAGAAGATAGAAGAGGTTTTCTTCTATCTTTCCATTGCAACAACACCACTTTTTACAACTTCAAGTGGGTTAAATCTTGTATTCATTATATTTGTAAAATTTGCTATTCTATGTGGTTCATCTGTTGCAGATATCACAATAGCCTCCTCTGTAACATTTTGAATATGTCCATTATAAGCTCTTGCTATAACTTCTACATCACTTATTGGCTGATCAATTGGTATTTTAACTAGTACTGTTTCTTTTTCGATAACATTTCTATGTTCATTTACTTTAAGTACAGGTATTAATTTATTCAATTGTTTTACAATTTGATCAATAATTCTTTTATCACCTGTAGTGACAATAGTCATTCTAGAGTATTGTGTATCAGAAATAGGAGCGACTGTTAATGAATCAATATTATATCCACGCGCTGAAAAAAGTCCTACAATTCTTGATAAAGCATTATGCTCATTTAAGACAATAACAGAAA
The window above is part of the Malaciobacter marinus genome. Proteins encoded here:
- the lpxD gene encoding UDP-3-O-(3-hydroxymyristoyl)glucosamine N-acyltransferase, which gives rise to MNLKNIAQALDIKCEYDLEITSLNTLLDSNKNELTFLENKKYINDLEKTKAGAVLVKKEFLNKVPQDTIALVCEEPYVALAKASKYFAPNVVETIGKDAIVGENTKVLDNVYIGKNTQIGNDCTIMPGVFIGDNVKIGNNTILYPNVCIYRDCEVGNDCIIHAGTIVGSDGFGFAISGADYIKIYQNGNVIIKNNVDIGSNCAIDRAAFKSTIIEDNVRLDNLVHIAHNCKLGKGTILTGQVGLSGSTILHEYVVMGGQSATAGHLEIAPFTTIAARGGVTKSITTPKKFWAGFPLMEHKTWLRLQGKISKLLKK
- the ilvN gene encoding acetolactate synthase small subunit, whose product is MNNFNHYYDTETIRQVISVIVLNEHNALSRIVGLFSARGYNIDSLTVAPISDTQYSRMTIVTTGDKRIIDQIVKQLNKLIPVLKVNEHRNVIEKETVLVKIPIDQPISDVEVIARAYNGHIQNVTEEAIVISATDEPHRIANFTNIMNTRFNPLEVVKSGVVAMER